Genomic segment of Vallitalea longa:
TGACCTTTCAAGGAATTCTTAATTGTATTGTAATCCTCTTCTCTTCCCGAACGAATTATAACATTATCCATTTGTCTAGTAATAGTTGTAAAATCTATCATTTTTATCTTTTCTCCCATCAAAAATATTGTTATTCTGTACCATTTTAATCTTCTATATGGGCAATTTAATCAACTAAACTTTTACATATTGTTTAAGACGAACAAGACGATATTTGTAATACAACACCGATAATACATATAATTACACCCCCAAACTTGGTTAATGTTAGATATAATTCACTTGGTTCTGTATTTTTATACATCCATCCCCTATTTAGAAAGAAAGTAACTTCAGGATTAACAATTGAAATAATACCTATAATTATTAATATAAATCCAAAAAATAATTGTGATCCGTTAATATCTACACTACCTTTTTTTAGAAAAGCTTTAAATTCACCTATTTCAGGATATTCGGATACTTTACCCAGATCCCCACATACCACTTCTCCATCTTCATTATTGGTGTGTTTTATTTTTACTCTATTTGGGTATGTAACTGTATAATTGTCTTGCTCTCCTTCAATTAGGTAATTTTTATGACCAAATCTTATATTCAAACCACTTTCAGTTTCATTTATAATAATGTTGTAAGTTTCACCGTAACTTATAGCTCCATCTCTCATATTATATACTTTTTCCTCATTTTCTACAGATTCTAAGTAAAACCTGTGTCCATGAAAGTCTATTGTATCTGGGACATTATGAGAACATGATGTTAACAATAACATAATTCCTAATATTATTATAACTTTCTTCAATATTGCCATCTCTCCTTTATTGATTACTACATCCTTTAATTTAACTCTGCTTATTATATATAAATTATATTAATACTAATTTATCTTTATTTCCTTATTGAAATTAGTAAGTAATCTATATAACAATTCAGGTTCTTCCATTTTAAGAAGATC
This window contains:
- a CDS encoding DUF6199 family natural product biosynthesis protein → MKKVIIILGIMLLLTSCSHNVPDTIDFHGHRFYLESVENEEKVYNMRDGAISYGETYNIIINETESGLNIRFGHKNYLIEGEQDNYTVTYPNRVKIKHTNNEDGEVVCGDLGKVSEYPEIGEFKAFLKKGSVDINGSQLFFGFILIIIGIISIVNPEVTFFLNRGWMYKNTEPSELYLTLTKFGGVIICIIGVVLQISSCSS